A stretch of DNA from Dehalococcoidia bacterium:
CCCCGGCAAAACTGGTAGCGGTCATTGGTGATATCCGACCCAATCCTGCCCAGGCCAACGCTGATGTAACCTTTGAGGGCAGCGGTGAGCGAGGAGAAATCAAGAGCTATCGGTGGAGCATCCAGGGGTCCGGCGCGATCGCCTATTCGGCATCCTTTACCAGTTCCTCAGTGACGGAGAAGCCTGGCACCTATGTGATCACGCTTGAAGTTCAAGATGCCAATGGACTATGGTCGCCGAAAGCCGAGCGCGTGTTGACGGTGCTGCCGATACCGCCCAAGCCGGATTTCACCTGCCCGTCACGGTATGGCAAAGCCCCGTTTACGGTGGAATTCCACGGAGCTGCCAGTAGAGAGGTCGCCATCTGGGCATGGGACTTCGGGGATGGAAGCAGCAGCGATCAGCAGAATCCCAGCCACACGTATGCGAAAGGGGGCATCTACACGGTGAGTTTGACCACTTCAAACGAGGGCGTCTCGGCCACGGAAACCAAACCGGACCTCATTGGAGCCGTCGAGGTGGATTATGTCACCAGCATCGTGAGAGATTACGCACCGCTTGAAATCAATTTCACTAACCTGTCGAAGGGAGTTACTTCGGGCTGGAAATGGGACTTCGGTGACGGGCGGACCAGCAGCGAAAAGGACCCCACCCACACCTATGACAACCCGGGAGCCTATGCGGTCACTCTCAAAGTTACCGTTCCCACCGGTGAGGAGTTTTCAACCGCAGAGCCCATTTACATCCGGGTGCTGAGTCATGTCCCCGCTGCCGAATTCTCCTACGGTCCTACGGTTGGGCTCTATGTGCCTCTCCGGTTCACCGACCTCTCAACGGGGGATATCACGTCATGGTCGTGGAATTTCGGGGACGGATACACCAGTTCCGAACAGAATCCCAGTCACACTTACGGCTCTCCTGGAACCTATTCCGTAACCCTGAGTGTGATGGGCCCGCTGGGAAG
This window harbors:
- a CDS encoding PKD domain-containing protein, translated to MSLLVWTGCSGGSKDDSKNATPTSTPATSATPAPSSTPPSTPVSISTPTATTQTPAKLVAVIGDIRPNPAQANADVTFEGSGERGEIKSYRWSIQGSGAIAYSASFTSSSVTEKPGTYVITLEVQDANGLWSPKAERVLTVLPIPPKPDFTCPSRYGKAPFTVEFHGAASREVAIWAWDFGDGSSSDQQNPSHTYAKGGIYTVSLTTSNEGVSATETKPDLIGAVEVDYVTSIVRDYAPLEINFTNLSKGVTSGWKWDFGDGRTSSEKDPTHTYDNPGAYAVTLKVTVPTGEEFSTAEPIYIRVLSHVPAAEFSYGPTVGLYVPLRFTDLSTGDITSWSWNFGDGYTSSEQNPSHTYGSPGTYSVTLSVMGPLGSDYRQKSITIDN